One Salvia splendens isolate huo1 chromosome 22, SspV2, whole genome shotgun sequence DNA segment encodes these proteins:
- the LOC121786753 gene encoding G-type lectin S-receptor-like serine/threonine-protein kinase At4g27290, which yields MVVVDETWEEEDYLWQSSDFPTDTLLPDMKMPNGFRTGNWNGLHFKGIPRYVNTVSAEPGLVFREERLISLSRAYKSSIVVRATLGVSGSVQQFTMNAKRDRWNVVDSFPRDQCDGYGHCGPNAVCKVERAKICECFKGFISRFPHDWEVQDWGGGCKRLVALDCEDEHGFLEVRR from the exons ATGGTTGTCGTTGATGAGACGTGGGAAGAAGAAGACTACTTATGGCAGAGTTCTGATTTCCCGACGGATACCTTGTTGCCGGACATGAAGATG CCAAATGGTTTTCGGACAGGAAACTGGAACGGACTGCACTTCAAAGGTATTCCTCGCTATGTCAACACTGTTTCGGCCGAGCCTGGCTTGGTTTTTCGGGAGGAGAGGCTGATATCATTGTCGAGGGCCTATAAAAGCTCCATCGTTGTCAGAGCGACATTGGGCGTTTCTGGCTCGGTCCAACAGTTTACGATGAATGCAAAGAGAGATAGGTGGAATGTTGTTGACTCGTTCCCTCGAGATCAGTGTGATGGATACGGCCACTGTGGTCCGAATGCGGTCTGCAAAGTGGAAAGGGCCAAGATATGTGAGTGTTTCAAGGGATTCATCTCTCGATTTCCGCATGACTGGGAGGTTCAAGATTGGGGTGGTGGATGCAAGAGACTTGTGGCGTTGGATTGTGAGGACGAACATGGATTTCTTGAGGTTAGACGGTGA